The Anopheles maculipalpis chromosome 3RL, idAnoMacuDA_375_x, whole genome shotgun sequence genomic sequence AAACCGAAAATGGTCGCACAACTAAACTGCCGCGCAATGACACCCCTTCCAATAAGTTTATACAATAAAACCGTAtaccaccgagcaatgacaccatcCTAAATCAGATTTTAGCATGCACTATTCCGTTCTGGTTTTGGGTGACAAATTTTTGTCAGATGGATACaaggctttgtttttgtcccgGATTGATGGCAaatagcaaaagaaagcaTGTTATTTGTCTTTCAAGAATTTCGACGCACACTTATCaaggaaaaactatttttctgttcaaattttgaattcgTAATAAGAAATCTGATAAATTTGTTATCATACGGGTGGAACGCATTTTTCAGACAGGCAAATGAGCTTTTGACAGATAGAATCACCCGACAGAATTTTCTCCAGAATTATTCTATGATAAATAACTACAACTTTCCCTAGGCAGTTGCCGCGGAAAGTGCCACAGGCGACAGCATAACATGCCCACCGTTAGATTCGCTGCGGATTTTGATGCTTTAATCTACTTTTTCCAGGGGCTGTATTGTTAGCCGTGTCTACAGATTGACGTGTTTGAATGGATGATTAATAGTACGGTCAGCAATTGATCTTCATCCTGTGGaagtatttttaatatttgttaaaGTGGTTTTGTTATACGAAATTACAATAATGTTATGATATTTCACTATAGAAAAAATATAGTCAACATACGAATTGCAATTATACACACCTACATACATAAATTGCcttacgaaaataaaacaataaaagggGTGAGTTTCCGACAAGAATCACTATGGTTGAAGTGAGCCTGCAGCATTTTCACTCAGCACAAGCTGTCATTGAAGCGGGATACAAAGTGACAGCTGCTGCACGATTTTGACTTTCTCAAACACTTGGGCATCTCATGCTCCCGCTGCATTTTCATAGACCACCGGTTAACGCTCACACAGAGAAACAGAGAACAGAAGATTCTCGAACCTTCgggtgaaaagaaaagaaccaaCGTCGTttaaagcgaagaaaaacgtGTCTCGGCAGTATTGCGACTGTGAACTGTGTTTTCGGAACAAAGCTGCTGCGAAATCAATCGGACGCTAAGCAGAATATCTGCTCGAGGATTGCCATTCAATCGGCTTGTATTTTGTGCTAAAGTGATCCACTGGTATCACGTTTAATTCGGACCGGGTGTTTCTAACTCCCCGACTCCCCACCTTTCCCGTACAAACCAACACTCGTATATCGCGGTTGGACACAGAAAGACTGTTTGTGCGTGAAAATGGCCACTCAAGAAAACAAGCAGCTGGCccagaaggaaaaagaattgGGCAATGCCGCGTACAAAAAGAAGGAATTCGAAACCGCACTTGTGCACTACCGTGCGGCTTTGACGCATGATCCGACGGACATAACATTCCACAACAATATTGCGGCAGTATACTTCGAACAGAAGGAGTTCAAAAAATGTATCGAAGAGTGTGAAAAGGCTGTTGAGGTAGGTCGTGAAAACCGGGCGGACTATAAGCTAATTGCGAAAGCGTTTACTCGCATCGGCAATGCGTACCGCAAGCTGGAAGACTACAAATCCGCCAAAACCTACTTCGAGAAATCGCTCTCGGAACACCGAACGCCCGAGGTAAAGTCGTTGCTTAGCGACACCGAGAAGAAGATCAAGGAGATGGAGCGACTAGCGTACATCGATCCGGCCAAGGCCGAGGAAGAGAAGGAGAAGGGCAACGAGTATTTCAAGCAAGGCAACTACAGCACAGCCGTGAAACACTACTCCGAAGCGATCAAGCGCAATCCGGACGATGCAAAGCTGTACAGTAACCGGGCCGCCTGCTACACCAAGCTGGCCGCATTCGATCTAGGGCTGAAGGATTGTGAAACGTGCTGCAGGCTGGACGAAACGTTCATCAAAGGATGGGTGCGCAAGGGCAAGATTCTGCAGGGAATGCAAAAATCGTCCGAAGCACTCACTGCCTACCAAAAAGCCTTAGAGATCGATCCGAACAATGCGGAAGCGCTGGAAGGGTACCGAGCGTGCACGATGGCGGTACATGCCGATCCGAAGGAAGTATGGAAGAAGGCGATGCACGATCCGGAAGTGCAACAGATACTGAAAGATCCGGCGATGCGTGTCATTCTAGAGCAAATGCATAGCGATACAAAGGCGGTACAAGAGTGAGTAGCGTTGCCAAACCTCTTACCGGGATGGAATGACATATCCGGGAAGATGAAACTTTATGTTGcttatgttttttcttgtttcaggCATCTCAAAAATCCTCAAGTAGCTTCCAAAATCCAGAAACTACTCGAGTCCGGAATCATTCAACTCCACTGAACATGCTTCTCGAATATATAAAGGAAAGGGTAAAGGCAAACACAACATCTGAGGCGTCGGCGGctctcttcatttttttttttttagctgctactactacaagTCGCAAATATCCTTGGACTAAAACAGAACATAAAAGAGaagcagagaaagagagagagagagatagagagagtaTGAGTGTGCGGTATCGAGtgaaaaagggaagaagaaaGATCGCGAATGATCCCGATGGTGGTGAACTTAAAATCGTTTGCTCCGCGCTTGCTGCCCTTTTTCTAAGCTTTGGTCGCGAAGTTGCAGCtcaattgtttcatttttactcTTTTGGTTATATGATTTCTGAGCTCGAGGTTCAACCCACATACAATACAACACACAATCCTCACCGTGCAGCGCAAGGGATGaatgtgtgtggtggtgtatgttttggtttgttttttatgaAACCCATATACAATTACCCTCGGCACACAACAAAAGCGGCACCTTAAATACACAAACTCGATCCAATACTATCGTATCGCATTCAGAATTGCCTAAGAACAACGGTTAATAATTATCCGAGTAAGCATAGGGTATCCTTAAGCATATTACTAGTAGTGCCGTAGACATTAAACAGAGCGAGGGGGAAAGGAAGGTGCgtttgcgagtgtgtgtgtgtgtgtgtggtgagcACGAATTTGCGGACTAAATGGTTGAAGATTATCAAGCGAAactgaaaatttgaaaataaaatatttctgcaACCTAAATATGTATTAacggtgtgtgttttatatttCCTAAATCAAGTCCTGCAAAGAATCCGTATAAAGTAAAGGCCGCGAGCCACGAGAGATTTGGTGTtcgcaattttttttcgttttgaaaaCATACACATCCTACCTACACGGAACAGCGGAGAAAAAGCTATTTAGTTAGAGATTTTTTTAGCATTTCGCATGGATTTCATGGATTTTGCATGGTGGCCCGGGAGCTTAAGGATCTGTGACGAAAATATCCTTTCTTTTCTTAGAAAAGAATTAGTCACCGATTATGAAACGCATCATTTATCGTCGTGTTGTGAACCAATGGGTGAATGGTTCTAAGTGCAGTTTTAAATTAGATACGACGACATCGACATCTCGTCACGGTCATGCTGTCGTTTCTTCTAGAAGGGACCAGAGATTGAGCCACCCGTCGTTCGAAAGAgcgtttatgttttaaaacattatttaaacgATTATGGTGTATTTTCcatcttcgtttttttaaatatgttaacaaaatattgtatagcaatacggcctggccgtcccttatgaataaaaaaaaaaaacaaaatattgtaTAAATTTCCGCAATAAGGCAAGGCCGttcttatgaaaaaaaaaaaatcatatcatTTTCACGATTTCACGATttcacgaaaaaaagaaaacgcggAACTAAGTGTCTGTTCGTGTCAcctaataaatattaaatagtatttttctttattttacgaCCTGTTGAAACATAGTTAGGCGCATAAACTTGCATTTGTTACACgtgtatttatatatataaagAAGAATCGTATCGGTTTTCACCTCGGAACTGCTGGTTTTATCACTACGCTCTACTACAGATTGGTATTATTGGCGAATTACCCATTCATTTGCCTTGTTCGGGTATGCCTATATGGATAGAGTTTACTGTAACTTTTATTCTGTCCTGCTAGAACGCTATGGTACTTCTTTaaacggtttgtttttgtattgatattgagtTAAAATCTTTCACCAAGTACTGGCATAACCGTACGTTTTTCACAACAATTTGTTCATTTGCTCGATAGCCCTCTACATGCACATTCATATCACTATGCGAAGAATGCACCCGCGTGTATCGCCGTGCAAGCCAGCAATCGATTTAAACAGTAGTAAGTTGCATTCGGGCAACGTAAAAGTGCAGTAGCTAAATCCATTATTACAAGGACGGATTCTGACTAAAGTCTTTCTCCGAAGTGTACGCAATGGAAACTGGCAAACTGCCACAAAAAGTTCATCCGCCAAAGGTCATGATGAAGCAAGACTTGATGCAAATTAAGGCACAATAGATGCATGCACTGCACTAATATTTTGATGTAGAGCTCCGTCCGATTGGTGGTTAAATCACTACACTCTGATCGCACTGATCTCTAACTTAGACAATGAaaagcacttttttttttggtgtcgtAGACACTCGATCCTCGACGATGGATGACTTGCTTTGTAAATTCTTACACAAAGTTAAGCGTGCATTACTTTTATGCTTGTTGCGTGAGTAAAGcataaacaattaaaatacatTAACAATTATACCTTGTTTGCATGTGAAACATAGCTCTAAACACTTTCACAGACAGAATCGTGGCAATGGGACCAGGCAAAGTATAGTGAGGCCATTcttcaaagaagaagaagcttaaATTATTTCCCCAACCTAGCCAACAACCCTCTTTTCTATCTTTTTGTCATTGTTTTGATTCGTTCGCTAACTCTTcatttattatattattagaAGGCGAATGTTTTACCTCAACACATAATTAATCGTTGCTTTGTATCACCTATATAATTTAGACCTTTGTCCaaggaagaaaatcaattttaactctttttttgttttcatttgctttactCTTTTGCTTACCTGGTTTATCTTTTCtgttccctctctctctttctctttagtCAGGTAATTTTCTATAGCTTTGAGTAAAGAGTTTGCTGTTACCATTAAAGGTAGCTTTAGCTCGATCATCCTTTTTGTGCTCGGTGATGTTTCGTAAAACGGCCACATATCGGTTCGCAACgttgagaaaatatttttaaaactacgGCGCTGCTTATCGTCGATTTTTGCTACTCGTTTTactacgattttttttttttttgctaggtACTGCGCTTGGTGTTGTCGAGCTATTCGTATGCAGGATTTCTTTGAATAATCGATGCTTTCCGCCTAGATGTACAGAGCTAATGTAGTAGTAATGTAACATCACTTTAAACTTTCGTTTTATCGTTCTGTCTTTAATGTAAGGCCACATAAGCGTTTTCTTTGATTTCGGCCCGTGGGCATCATTCACTATGTTGCGATCCTAGATCACAAACCACACAATACCTTACGAGTTTCCGGATAATAAATTGTCCGCGTGTACTGGATTGTAGATAGTGGCTTCGGAAAGGCAAATTATCGTTCGTAAATCTATTCAATTGAGCAtgtctcttttttgttttactttcgcTTGAAGACCAtagttgtttaatttaatgcaGACATTTAAAACGCTCGtttctttaaattctttaAGAAGGGAGAGGAAAATTGTCACTTTAAAAACGTTCCGTTTACTTAACAAGCTTTAAATTGATACATCTGCTATGCCGTTCCTTACTGGAACAGCGTGGCGTAAACGAGCTAGAGTAGATTGTTGAGGACATAAATTGTCTTAAAATTTAGCATTAATACTTCTGTACTTTATCACTTTTCTTCTGTATGTGTCAAGGGTTATATatgcataaaatatttaacacaTTTGCTTCTTTAACACTACATTTTCGTATCGAatgtttctctctttttctctctctctctctctctctctctctttgttttACAACCATTAGAAATGTACGTGTTTCATTTCACGTTTCTCTGTATTTCCAATAATTTGAAGATGCATTTTCGGAACTGTTGCATAGGTTAAAGAAGTCTTGAaggatttgtttcttttattattgaaaGTGTTATCAACCACGGATAGATGATGATTTGATCGTTCGTTTTGTAGCTTCTTTACcattgaattgttttctctACTAGAGACATCCTTGCAGCAGCTACCTGCCATACTGTTCCTAGAAAATACCACCATATCTTCCACAGATTTAGCAGTATTCGTCGCTCTATGTGTTATGCCATATTTTTTGGTGCATTTATTcgtgtttaaatttttgtttaaaaattaaccGAAAATCGCTGCTGTATTTCTAGTTAACAGTTAACACCCGCTAAGCTGTAACAATTACTCTGGTGTATGGGTGGACAAACCCAGCAGCCGGTGCTTTCATCCGCACGAATATCCCAACTTTGAATGATGCTCAAAATCGGGCTTGCAGAATTCTAACAATTTGCTACACAGACTTGCACTCTTGCAGATTTCTGCCTGCATCAATCATTTTACACAAATGCTAGAAGAACAACAACTTCCGAGAAAATGAAACCTTGTGCCGTGTGCTTGCTTTACATTACTTGCTTGCGTTCTTTGTATGTCACGTATCAGTTGAACTTTATCGTaaagtgtgtttgtatattgCCAATTATCGGATGTGTGCGGACCAAGCTGTGTTGATTTTTCCATACGTGTCATGGGTTAAAtaaaagttttgcatttacgCAAATGAATAAGGCTAGGGGTTAGATTTTCGATAAAATCTAAACTTTAAATGTGTCAGTTAGTTACTCATTTTAActagtttaaattaaaaattatatacatCTCTCCATGCCGTTGGAGCATCCCCAGCACGCATACCACTTCCTCTCTCTTCctttcatagttttttttttcggtttcatTTCACTACTGTTGTCTACTCTCTGTTTTGTAACATAATACGAAGCACTAAAACACATTCTATTTAAAACAACGTAAAGCGTAACAAACACATGTCCAAACATTTTGATGTAAAATGTATAATTCGCTATCTATACAGATCATCTTATGAAGCTACTCATAAGAAAGGATTATTTGAGTTTCCTGCTGTAGTGCCAGCGGCctgaaagtgcaaaaaaaaaagatgcattATTAACTTCAAAAGTGATGTaaacaaacccacacacacacccatttAACGTACCATGAATGGATTTCCAAAGTTGGCAAAATGATGCACCGGATTAGTGACGCCGGGAACGTTGCTTAACATCGAAACACTACTGCTCGCTGTCACATTGAATTGTCCTCCACCCATCATAACACCATTCACGCCCGTCATTCCAGTATATCCGTTACCGTTTTGATGGTAGCCTGCCACAGGAAGATAACCCAGGCCCGAGACCGTGGTTCCATTAACCACATTGCCGTTGTAGAGCTGTGAACTAGCAGTTCCGTGGCTAAATCCTCCCTGGTACGGTGAGGTAGCGTAGAACCCATTCCCATTTGTTGCTACCGTCGATGTTTGATGTCGTGCATCCGGCGGCGACGTGCCGTTAATGCCACTGATTGGCCAAGCCatcgtttgttgctgttgcggctGCTGGAACGGATTAGCCGCTTTGAACGGGTTGGCCGAGGAAGCTGAAATAAGTAGACCAAAATTTCGGTTCAGTGTCCCTGGGTCGGCCATAAATCATTGCTAgggagatgtttttttgtttgtttgtttggtgctgTTTTCCTTCAAACACATACTTGGTGTAATAGAATCGTTTATGCTGGCTGCATGTCCTAGTCCGTTAGCAGttattgtattattatttgcctCTGCTTGCTGCTCTAACTTTATCTCCCTGAACTGGTCGTCCAGGTCCTTCAGTGCAGCGTATCGGTCAACGGACGGTGTTGAATGGATGGATGATGAGTTACTGCTTTTGCCATTGGACAGTTTGCTGTCGGAATTGTTCGATCCAAGCGGCATCGGAAGACCTGCAGGTTAAAAGTAAGAATTCGATTTATAGCATGACACATCAAACTTCTTTactcaaaagcaaacaaagtaaTGATTACCAACGATAAATTAGCAAAAGGATAATCTGAGTAGTATAATAAAGTAAACTACATTTGAATTGCAAGCAAAATGGTGTCAACGTATGGTGGCTAGTGATGGTGGATGGAACAGGAAAACGCCAAGTAACAGTGTTTACTCAATAAACATACTAAACCAACAGAAATAAACTACTAAATTACAATCTCTATTAGGCACGCGCGAAATAGCAGCAAACATGTTCGATATGCTTCAAAACCAACAAGCGCAGTATGTAATattaaacacaacaaacacaattttgATGGTTTCTATTTCGCTTTCGCTAAATGGCAATCCACAATGTCACAAAGCCACTTACTCCACCGATTTTGATCTGAATAGCACGACATTTGATTTACTGCTTGATGCTGAggactcatcatcatctgttgAGCGGAACTATTGCGGAAccgtggctgctgctgctgctgctgctgctgctgatgaagcGACTGAAGGCGCTCGTCTGCCGTCCAACAGTTGTTGCCAAACTGTTGCCAAAAGTTCCACTGTACTGTATCCCGTTGGCTGCTTTCGATGCTGACATTATTATTCAATTGATTTGTGCTGCCAGTATACCTCGTTGCGGTCAAATCTGGTTGCGTGCCTTTACTGTTAGCCCAAGGCAGGGTGTAATTTTGAGCACCGTAAGCAGATCCAGTAGTATCAGCAGTACCACCATTGATCATACACTCCTTGGTCGCGTAACACGGCTCACCGGTGAAAGCGTTACCGAATCCATAGTTCGTATTCATACCCTTTGCATGTGAGTTTTCCTCCGGGGAAATACACGTGTAGCCAACACCGTGAACGGACATGCCCGTGGATGCTGAACCCGAGGAGGCCGTCGGTGTGCCGGTGGTGGATCCCGTCGAATTGCTACCGCAATTATTGCCAGCGACAGTATTGGAGTAAAAGTTTGCAAATGGATCGGGACCGGTCAAACTCTGCACGCTCGCGGTGCTGCTGACACTGGTCGTGGTGCTGCTGTCAATGCTATTGCTGCTGAAGTATGATTtcatgttttcttgttttattgacGATCCAGTATATATGAGAAATACGCCGCAATGGAGAAATTAAAGAACCAAACAGATATACATACATGTTCTTCTCATTTGCAGCCAGAGTTAGTTTTAGTGTCACACTTTCATTACACCAAATCGTTTTCAAtatgtttcataattttagaagaaaaaaattaaaactatttcaaaTGTTAAGTTCATTACCTGCAGAGTTGAAGATGGGATTATGGTCAAAGTCAGCAAAGTTTTCCATCTCCCTGATCTTCTCGCCGTTTCCATTGTGTTGTGCGTACATCCCAGCTCCGTTGTCACTATTGGTACCATTTTTCAAGCTATTAGTACTCCCATAATGGCTTCCCCCGTTGCTAACGTTGTTCACAATCGTGGCGCTGCCAAAGTCCGCAACAAAGTCAGCATCCGGTGTAAACTTGTTGGCATTTATGTCACCACTGCTACCAGACAGTCCGCCAGCTGTGCTGCTGTTCAGTAAGCCATTCTTTTGGTTACGTCCATACGTCGGCGGCAGTCCGTTGGACGATTGTTTGACCTTAATGCCGTTCTTGCGCTGAAGCATGTTATTCTTCTGCGGAGTCGGTGGCAAAATTTTGGGTGGATCCGAGCCGAAAAATCCGGAATCATCGGGCGTAAATTGCTGCTGAAATTGTGCACCGCCACCCATTGCACCcggcaatgatgatgatgatgagttgaCGTTGTTCAGTCCATTGCACGAGCCGGAGTTGGTACGATTCAACCGTAGCGTTGCCGGTGGCGTTAGTGTTGGCGTTTTGAGAGGAACTAAACTTTCATTGGCattcttgctgctgctaccgccCGACAGTGATGTCAGCGAGCTTGATGTGTTCGTGGGCAGCGATTTCAGTGGACTAGCAGGTTCCAGGTAGTATCTGCAAAGGGCGCATACAAGCGGAGTACGTAAGACACGCGGTTCAATAAGTGTATTGTCAAATCGGCAACAACCaattatgtgtttgtttttgggggTCGAGCAAT encodes the following:
- the LOC126565039 gene encoding stress-induced-phosphoprotein 1, giving the protein MATQENKQLAQKEKELGNAAYKKKEFETALVHYRAALTHDPTDITFHNNIAAVYFEQKEFKKCIEECEKAVEVGRENRADYKLIAKAFTRIGNAYRKLEDYKSAKTYFEKSLSEHRTPEVKSLLSDTEKKIKEMERLAYIDPAKAEEEKEKGNEYFKQGNYSTAVKHYSEAIKRNPDDAKLYSNRAACYTKLAAFDLGLKDCETCCRLDETFIKGWVRKGKILQGMQKSSEALTAYQKALEIDPNNAEALEGYRACTMAVHADPKEVWKKAMHDPEVQQILKDPAMRVILEQMHSDTKAVQEHLKNPQVASKIQKLLESGIIQLH
- the LOC126564112 gene encoding arf-GAP domain and FG repeat-containing protein 1, whose translation is MALVRKKLDDKILKTLRELVGVGGNKECFDCGQKGPTYINMTIGSFVCTSCSGILRGLTPPHRVKSISMATFTQEEIEFLKQNGNDNCNRTWLGLWDPKRAIKQEHRDFMIDKYERKRYYLEPASPLKSLPTNTSSSLTSLSGGSSSKNANESLVPLKTPTLTPPATLRLNRTNSGSCNGLNNVNSSSSSLPGAMGGGAQFQQQFTPDDSGFFGSDPPKILPPTPQKNNMLQRKNGIKVKQSSNGLPPTYGRNQKNGLLNSSTAGGLSGSSGDINANKFTPDADFVADFGSATIVNNVSNGGSHYGSTNSLKNGTNSDNGAGMYAQHNGNGEKIREMENFADFDHNPIFNSAENMKSYFSSNSIDSSTTTSVSSTASVQSLTGPDPFANFYSNTVAGNNCGSNSTGSTTGTPTASSGSASTGMSVHGVGYTCISPEENSHAKGMNTNYGFGNAFTGEPCYATKECMINGGTADTTGSAYGAQNYTLPWANSKGTQPDLTATRYTGSTNQLNNNVSIESSQRDTVQWNFWQQFGNNCWTADERLQSLHQQQQQQQQQPRFRNSSAQQMMMSPQHQAVNQMSCYSDQNRWSLPMPLGSNNSDSKLSNGKSSNSSSIHSTPSVDRYAALKDLDDQFREIKLEQQAEANNNTITANGLGHAASINDSITPTSSANPFKAANPFQQPQQQQTMAWPISGINGTSPPDARHQTSTVATNGNGFYATSPYQGGFSHGTASSQLYNGNVVNGTTVSGLGYLPVAGYHQNGNGYTGMTGVNGVMMGGGQFNVTASSSVSMLSNVPGVTNPVHHFANFGNPFMAAGTTAGNSNNPFL